One window of the Rosa rugosa chromosome 3, drRosRugo1.1, whole genome shotgun sequence genome contains the following:
- the LOC133735876 gene encoding dynamin-2A-like: protein MEAIEELLQLSDSMRQGQAVLADEDVDENSTASSRRSSTFLNVVALGNVGAGKSAVLNSLIGHPVLPTGENGATRAPISIDLQRDGSLSSKSIILQIDNKSQQVSASALRHSLQDRLSKSSSGRTRDEIYLKLRTSTAPPLKLIDLPGLDQRTVDESMLSEYAEHNDAILLVIIPASQAPEVASSKALRAVKEYDGDGTRTVGVISKIDQAASDPKALAAVQALLLNQGPSRASDIPWVALIGQSVSIASAQSGSENSLETAWRAESESLKSILTGAPQSKLGRIALVDALAQQIRSRMKIRLPNLLSGLQGKSQIVQDELVKLGASMVQSAEGTRSLALELCREFEDKFLLHITSGEGSGWKIVASFEGNFPNRIKQLPLDRHFDINNVKRIVLEADGYQPYLISPEKGLRSLIKGVLELAKEPSRLCVDEVHRVLVDIVSAAANATPGLGRYPPFKREVVAIATGALDVFKTDAKKMVVALVDMERAFVPPQHFIRLVQRRMERQRREEEVKTRSSKKGQEAEQSVMNRASSPQTGGQQSGGTLKSLKDKFSKEEKEVPEASGLKTAGPEGEITAGFLYKKSAKSNEWNKRWFVLNEKTGKLGYTKKQEERHFRGVITLEECNIEEIEEEEPAPPPKSSKDKKANGPEKAPSLAFKFTSKVPYKTVLKAHSAVVLKAETVADKVEWINKISKVIQPSKGAPRGAPSDGGPTMRQSLSDGSLDTMTRRPADPEEELRWMSQEVRGYVEAVLNSLAANVPKAVVLCQVEKAKEDMLNQLYSSISAQSTAKIEELLQEDGNVKRRREKYQKQSSLLSKLTRQLSIHDNRAAAASGWSNGGATESSPRTSSSSGDDWRSAFDAAANGPVDRSLSRSSSNGHSRHYSDPAQNGDVSAGPNSGSRRTPNRLPPPPPGSSGSRYF, encoded by the exons ATGGAGGCGATCGAAGAGTTGTTGCAACTGTCAGACTCGATGCGCCAAGGTCAGGCCGTCCTCGCCGACGAAGACGTTGACGAAAACTCTACCGCCTCCTCCCGCCGCTCCTCAACTTTCCTCAACGTCGTCGCTCTCGGCAATGTT GGTGCCGGTAAATCAGCTGTTTTGAACAGCTTAATTGGACATCCTGTTTTG CCGACTGGTGAGAATGGTGCTACTCGAGCTCCAATCAGCATTGATTTACAGAGGGACGGTTCATTGAGCAGCAAATCGAtaatattgcagattgacaaTAAATCCCAGCAAGTTTCTGCAA GTGCTTTACGGCATTCTCTGCAAGATAGACTGAGTAAGAGTTCTTCAGGCAGAACCCGAGATGAAATTTACTTGAAACTACGGACAAGTACAG CCCCTCCCCTCAAATTGATTGATTTACCTGGGCTTGATCAACGGACTGTGGATGAGTCTATG CTAAGTGAATATGCCGAGCACAATGATGCAATTTTGTTGGTTATAATACCTGCATCACAAGCACCTGAAGTTGCTTCCTCTAAAGCCCTCAGAGCTGTCAAGGAATATGATGGAGATG GTACACGAACTGTTGGAGTAATCAGTAAGATAGACCAAGCCGCGTCAGATCCGAAAGCACTTGCTGCAGTCCAGGCTCTGCTTTTAAATCAGGGGCCATCAAGAGCATCTGATATTCCCTGGGTTGCTCTAATAGGTCAATCAGTTTCGATAGCTTCCGCACAGTCTGGCTCTGAGAATTCTTTGGAAACTGCTTGGAGGGCTGAAAGTGAAAGTCTTAAATCCATTCTGACCGGTGCTCCTCAAAGTAAGCTAGGCAGAATTGCGCTAGTGGATGCTTTGGCCCAGCAAATTCGCAGTCGCATGAAAATCCGGCTTCCGAACCTCCTTTCTGG GTTACAAGGGAAGTCTCAAATAGTTCAGGATGAGTTGGTAAAGCTTGGTGCATCCATGGTACAGAGTGCTGAAGGTACTAGATCTCTTGCTCTGGAGCTTTGTCGTGAATTTGAGGATAAGTTTCTCCTACACATTACATCTGGTGAG GGCTCTGGTTGGAAAATTGTTGCAAGTTTTGAAGGAAATTTTCCCAATAGAATAAAGCAACTACCATTGGATCGACATTTTGATATCAACAATGTGAAGAGG ATTGTGTTGGAAGCAGATGGTTATCAGCCTTATCTCATATCTCCTGAAAAAGGTTTGAGGTCATTAATAAAAGGTGTCTTAGAGCTTGCGAAGGAACCATCACGTCTTTGTGTGGATGAG GTACACCGTGTCCTGGTAGACATAGTGTCTGCTGCTGCAAATGCTACTCCAGGTCTTGGAAGATACCCTCCTTTCAAGAGGGAG GTCGTGGCCATTGCAACTGGTGCATTAGATGTGTTCAAGACTGATGCAAAGAAAATGGTGGTTGCACTAGTTGATATGGAGCGTGCTTTTGTGCCTCCTCAACATTTCATTCGCTTGGTACAGAGGAG GATGGAGAGGCAGCGTAGAGAGGAAGAAGTCAAAACTCGATCCTCGAAAAAAGGACAAGAGGCAGAGCAATCAGTAATGAACAGG GCAAGTAGTCCTCAAACAGGGGGTCAGCAATCTGGTGGAACCCTGAAATCGTTGAAGGATAAATTTAGCAAGGAGGAGAAAGAAGTCCCAGAAGCATCTGGTTTGAAGACCGCAGGTCCTGAAGGGGAAATAACAGCAG GGTTCTTATATAAAAAGAGTGCCAAAAGTAATGAGTGGAACAAGCGATGGTTTGTTCTGAATGAGAAGACTGGGAAG CTTGGTTACACCAAAAAGCAAGAGGAAAGGCATTTTCGTGGTGTCATCACTTTGGAG GAATGTAATATTGAAGAGATTGAAGAGGAAGAACCTGCTCCTCCACCAAAGAGTTCAAAGGATAAGAAGGCGAATGGGCCAGAAAAAGCACCTAGTCTTGCATTTAAGTTTACTAGCAAGGTTCCGTACAAAACTGTTCTGAAAG CACATAGTGCCGTTGTGTTGAAAGCTGAGACTGTGGCAGACAAGGTTGAGTGGATAAATAAGATTTCAAAGGTTATCCAACCTTCTAAAggagcaccgcggggtgcaccATCTGATGGTGGTCCTACTATGCGACAGAGTCTTTCTGATGGTTCTCTT GATACTATGACTCGAAGACCTGCTGACCCGGAAGAAGAACTCCGGTGGATGTCTCAAGAAGTTAGAGGTTACGTTGAAGCTGTTTTGAATAGTTTGGCTGCTAATGTCCCTAAG GCAGTTGTTCTTTGCCAAGTCGAAAAAGCCAAGGAAGACATGCTAAATCAGTTATATAGCTCTATCAG TGCTCAAAGCACAGCGAAGATTGAAGAGCTGCTTCAAGAGGATGGTAATGTAAAGAGACGAAGAGAgaaataccagaaacagtcctcTCTCCTTTCCAAGCTAACACGCCAACTCAGCATTCATGACAACCGAGCGGCTGCTGCCTCTGGCTGGTCCAACGGTGGTGCAACTG aaagCAGCCCAAGAACTAGTAGCTCCTCAGGTGATGACTGGAGATCTGCATTTGATGCTGCTGCCAACGGTCCAGTTGACCGTTCATTATCTAGATCTTCATCCAATGGCCATAGTCGACACTATAGCGATCCCGCACAAAATGGTGATGTGAGTGCTGGTCCAAACTCTGGCAGCCGACGTACTCCTAATCGGTtgccacctccaccacctggGTCTTCAGGAAGCAGATACTTTTAG
- the LOC133736185 gene encoding probable nucleoredoxin 1: MADGEDSGAVAAELIRTSTPLDFKTLLSTPVRDFLVRNNGDQVKVETLKGKKLGLYFSASWDGRCQRFTPDLVETYNALAPKGDFEVIFISADEDEESFNGYFSKMPWLAIPFSDSEARDSLDEQFKVRGIPHLVFLCEEGRVRNVSGVEIVREYGADGYPFTIERLKELKEQEEAANREQSLKTVLVSRSRDFVIASDGKKVPVSELEGKMVGLYFSLSTFSPCIEFTPKLVEVYEKLKAKGESFEIVFLSLDDDEEAFEQDCKNMPWFALPQKDTKTIEKLARYFELSTLPTLVIIGADGKTVHNNVVEAIDEHGLLAYPFTPEKFAELAEIEKAQTLESILISGDQNFVIGKDGIKIPVSDLVGKNILLYFSAHWCPPYRAFLPKLMEAYHKIKAKDDAFEVIFISSDRDQASFDDFFSGMPWLALPFGDSRKASLSRRFKVQGIPMLVAIGPTGQTVTKEARDLVMLHGANAYPFTEERLKEIEAEFEEMAKRWPEKLKNALHEEHELVLGRGRNFTCDGCNEKGEVWSFYCEECNFDLHPKCALEEEKGPKTDANPEEDPHPKCALEEEKGTKTDAKPEEEPQEGWVCDGEVCKKT; encoded by the exons ATGGCGGACGGTGAAGATTCCGGTGCTGTAGCCGCTGAGCTCATCAGGACTAGCACGCCCCTCGACTTCAAGACTCTTCTTTCTACTCCGGTGAGGGACTTTCTTGTTCGCAACAATGGTGATCAG GTTAAGGTTGAAACCTTGAAGGGGAAGAAGCTGGGGTTGTATTTTTCTGCATCATGGGACGGTCGATGTCAACGTTTCACCCCAGATTTGGTGGAGACCTACAATGCACTCGCTCCAAAAGGCGATTTCGAGGTGATCTTTATTTCAGCTGATGAGGATGAGGAGTCGTTCAATGGGTACTTCTCCAAGATGCCGTGGCTTGCAATTCCATTTTCGGATTCTGAGGCACGTGATAGTCTGGATGAGCAGTTCAAGGTGAGAGGGATACCGCATCTTGTGTTCCTTTGTGAAGAAGGGAGAGTTAGGAATGTCAGTGGAGTTGAGATTGTTCGGGAGTATGGAGCTGATGGCTACCCTTTTACCATAGAAAGGTTAAAAGAattaaaagaacaagaagaGGCAGCTAACAGGGAACAGTCTCTGAAAACAGTCCTGGTCTCCCGTTCACGCGACTTTGTAATTGCATCTGATGGGAAGAAG GTGCCTGTCTCTGAACTTGAAGGGAAGATGGTGGGTCTCTACTTCTCATTGTCTACATTCAGTCCATGCATAGAATTTACTCCAAAACTTGTGGAGGTTTATGAGAAGCTAAAAGCAAAGGGAGAGAGCTTTGAGATTGTGTTTTTATcacttgatgatgatgaagaagcaTTTGAACAAGATTGTAAGAACATGCCTTGGTTTGCATTGCCCCAGAAGGACACCAAAACCATTGAGAAGTTGGCTCGGTATTTTGAGCTGTCAACCTTACCCACTTTGGTTATTATTGGGGCAGATGGTAAAACTGTCCATAACAAtgttgttgaagcaattgacgAGCATGGGCTTCTGGCTTACCCCTTCACACCTGAGAAGTTTGCAGAGCTCGCTGAGATAGAGAAAGCACAAACTCTGGAGTCAATTTTGATTTCTGGGGATCAAAACTTTGTCATTGGAAAAGACGGAATCAAG ATTCCGGTGTCAGATCTTGTGGGGAAGAACATCCTCCTTTATTTCTCAGCACATTGGTGCCCTCCATACCGTGCCTTTCTACCAAAACTTATGGAAGCCTATCACAAGATCAAGGCAAAGGATGATGCATTTGAAGTTATTTTCATCTCTAGTGACAGGGACCAAGCCTCTTTCGATGACTTTTTCTCTGGAATGCCATGGCTTGCTCTTCCCTTTGGTGACTCAAGAAAAGCATCCTTGAGTCGCCGATTCAAGGTCCAAGGCATCCCGATGCTTGTAGCCATTGGTCCTACTGGTCAAACAGTCACAAAAGAAGCAAGAGATCTCGTTATGCTTCATGGAGCTAATGCTTATCCTTTCACTGAGGAGCGGTTGAAAGAGATAGAAGCAGAATTTGAGGAGATGGCAAAGAGGTGGCCTGAGAAGTTGAAGAATGCACTCCATGAGGAGCATGAGCTTGTGCTCGGTCGCGGAAGAAATTTCACATGTGATGGGTGCAACGAGAAAGGAGAGGTGTGGTCATTCTATTGCGAGGAGTGTAACTTTGATCTCCATCCAAAGTGTGCTCTGGAGGAGGAAAAGGGACCCAAAACTGATGCCAACCCGGAAGAAGATCCCCATCCAAAGTGTGCTTTGGAGGAGGAAAAGGGAACCAAAACTGATGCCAAGCCGGAAGAAGAGCCCCAAGAAGGATGGGTATGCGATGGTGAAGTTTGTAAAAAAACTTAA
- the LOC133738645 gene encoding uncharacterized protein LOC133738645 produces the protein MAVEDLCPPSSEICTVPNSESPEPDVELGCSRKKKKNKKKRCKLESNDKSCESPSLQSQFVQLSDQEALQPLTEKSNTIADSENPQSNVEPSLSTKKKKKKKKKKGSKTTETNDTSCESPSQQPQLVQLSDQQAPQPLAEKITTITDSESHQSNVELSLSQNKKKKKKKKKNKRKNKKGCKTPETNDKSCESPSIQPQLVQATDQEVEVPQRIEAVQPQLAQVTDQKLEVPQPIEDSSFSVKNKKRNGKKSRKPHDCNDEVCGVSVGTSVMESNVPAVDPYIKPSVEISLEQLVAEPLVKGMSTTANSKRPKPNADFGCSQETKKKNPKRNCKTNENKELLVETMSPEADLSLQPPLAIFSEQEVEVAQPLNTGTVWKETKIDEVPSLSHLAPKADTEVVAIGREGNLSQKKLLILDINGLLADIVQMEVFIPSSFKPDKIISRKAVFKRPFCDDFLQFCFDRFNVGVWSSRTKENVNSVIDFLLGDSKHKLLFCWNQSHCTSTSFKTVKNKNKPLVLKELRKFWEKLEPDLPWARGEYNESNTVLLDDSPYKALCNPVNTAIFPNSYQFRNRKDSSLGPGGDIRSYLEGLAMAESVQKYVEQNPFGQQPITKSNPSWNFYRRVIEDVKPLR, from the exons ATGGCGGTGGAAGATTTGTGCCCGCCGTCTTCTGAAATTTGCACAGTACCGAATTCTGAGAGTCCTGAACCAGATGTGGAGCTGGGTTGTTCacggaaaaagaagaaaaataagaagaaaaggTGTAAACTTGAAAGCAATGATAAGAGTTGTGAAAGTCCCTCCCTACAGTCTCAATTTGTACAGCTCTCAGATCAAGAAGCACTACAACCACTTACAGAGAAAAGTAATACAATAGCAGATTCAGAAAATCCCCAATCAAATGTGGAGCCGAGTCtttcaacaaaaaagaagaagaagaagaagaagaagaaagggtcTAAAACCACTGAGACCAATGATACAAGTTGTGAAAGTCCTTCCCAACAGCCTCAACTTGTACAGCTTTCAGATCAACAAGCACCGCAACCACTTGCAGAGAAAATTACTACAATAACAGATTCAGAGAGTCACCAGTCAAATGTGGAGCTGAGTCTTTcacaaaataagaagaagaagaagaagaagaagaagaataagaggAAGAACAAGAAAGGGTGTAAAACCCCTGAGACAAATGATAAAAGTTGTGAAAGTCCCTCTATACAACCTCAACTTGTACAAGCAACAGATCAAGAGGTAGAAGTGCCACAACGCATTGAGGCCGTACAGCCTCAACTTGCACAAGTGACGGATCAAAAGCTAGAAGTGCCACAACCCATTGAGGATTCGAGTTTCTCAGTGAAAAACAAGAAAAGGAATGGGAAGAAAAGCCGTAAACCCCATGACTGTAATGATGAAGTGTGTGGCGTTTCTGTTGGTACTTCTGTTATGGAAAGTAATGTGCCAGCAGTAGATCCATATATAAAGCCTTCTGTTGAAATATCATTGGAGCAGCTTGTTGCGGAGCCACTTGTGAAGGGAATGAGTACAACAGCAAACTCAAAAAGGCCCAAACCCAATGCAGATTTTGGCTGCTCACAAGAAACGAAGAAAAAGAATCCAAAGAGAAATTGCAAAACCAATGAGAATAAAGAGCTATTGGTGGAAACAATGTCGCCAGAAGCAGATCTATCTCTTCAGCCTCCTCTTGCAATATTCTCTGAACAAGAGGTAGAGGTGGCACAACCACTTAATACTGGTACAGTGTGGAAAGAAACCAAGATTGATGAAGTTCCTTCCTTGTCACATTTGGCTCCAAAAGCTGATACTGAAGTAGTTGCTATCGGTAGAGAGGGCAATCTTTCTCAGAAAAAGCTTCTGATTCTTGATATTAATGGGCTGCTTGCTGATATTGTCCAGATGGAAGTTTTTATCCCCAGTAGTTTTAAACCAGACAAAATAATATCACGGAAAGCAG TTTTTAAGAGGCCATTTTGCGATGATTTTCTACAGTTCTGCTTTGACAGATTTAATGTGGGTGTGTGGTCTTCAAGAACCAA GGAAAATGTGAACTCGGTGATAGATTTTCTTTTGGGGGATTCGAaacataaattactcttttgctGG AACCAATCGCACTGCACTTCTACCAGTTTCAAGACGGTGAAGAACAAGAATAAGCCCCTCGTTTTGAAAGAGCTTAGAAAATTCTGGGAGAAGCTTGAGCCTGATCTTCCTTGGGCGAGAGGAGAGTACAATGAATCCAACACAGTATTATTGGATGATTCTCCATACAAGGCTTTGTGCAATCCG GTGAACACCGCCATATTCCCCAATTCATATCAGTTCAGGAACAGAAAAGATTCTTCATTAG GACCTGGAGGCGATATCCGTTCTTACCTGGAAGGGTTAGCTATGGCTGAGAGTGTCCAAAAATATGTGGAACAGAATCCATTTGGTCAGCAACCCATAACGAAATCAAATCCTTCTTGGAACTTCTATAGGAGAGTTATAGAGGATGTAAAACCCCTGAGATGA
- the LOC133739624 gene encoding probable glycosyltransferase At5g03795 produces MKPLKNKPSLFSPFWSSSTSSSSVLILVLVALICTLGVTSSFSWSWRVGNVLGTDYSSSLAFSTKARPSSQVVREEAAAEAHPIVSPSSNDSEPNETVHLPPNQIVEKQEVVLNDKEFGEINATSASETISIKRYSRLEKLEASLAGVRASIREAARVRNLTSTHEDPDYVPQGPIYRNANAFHRSYLEMERLFKIYVYQEGDPPIFHNGPCKSIYSTEGRFIHEMEMDNTYRTTNPDEALVYFLPFSVVMLVQYLYVAESHDTESIGRAVVDYVNVISDKHPFWNRSLGADHFMLSCHDWGPRTSSYVPQLYHKSIRVLCNANTSEGFNPSKDVSFPEIHLRTGETKGLLGGLSPSRRSILAFFAGRLHGHIRYLLLNEWKEKDQDVQVYDQLPHGISYESMLKQSKFCLCPSGYEVASPRIVEAIYAECVPVLISDNYVPPFSDVLDWKSFSVQVQVKDIPNIKTILMGISQSQYLRMHRRVKVVQRHFVVNGPSKRYDVFNMIVHSIWLRRLNIRIEDQVE; encoded by the exons ATGAAGCCTCTCAAAAACAAGCCATCTTTGTTTTCACCATTTTGGTCatcttctacttcttcttcttcggttTTGATTCTAGTGCTTGTAGCTCTCATTTGCACGTTGGGCGTCACAAGTTCGTTTTCATGGTCATGGAGAGTTGGTAACGTACTGGGTACTGACTACTCTTCATCACTAGCTTTCTCAACAAAAGCAAGGCCTAGTTCTCAAGTAGTGCGTGAGGAAGCGGCAGCAGAAGCTCATCCTATTGTCAGTCCTTCATCAAATGATTCAGAACCAAATGAAACAGTACATCTTCCCCCCAATCAAATT GTAGAGAAACAAGAGGTAGTGTTGAATGATAAAGAATTTGGTGAAATTAATGCTACTTCTGCATCTGAAACAATAAGTATAAAAAGATACAGCAGGTTAGAGAAACTTGAAGCAAGTTTGGCTGGAGTTCGGGCATCCATAAGAGAAGCTGCTCGAGTACGAAATCTGACTTCTACCCATGAAGATCCAGACTATGTTCCTCAAGGTCCAATATATAGAAATGCAAATGCTTTTCACAG GAGTTACTTGGAGATGGAAAGGCTGTTCAAGATATATGTATATCAAGAAGGAGATCCACCCATATTTCATAATGGTCCTTGCAAGAGCATATATTCTACAGAGGGAAGGTTCATTCATGAAATGGAAATGGACAATACTTATAGGACCACAAACCCAGACGAAGCCCTTGTTTATTTTCTTCCATTCAGTGTGGTGATGTTGGTTCAGTACCTCTATGTGGCCGAGTCCCATGACACTGAATCCATTGGTCGTGCTGTGGTTGACTATGTCAATGTCATCTCTGATAAACATCCCTTTTGGAATCGAAGCCTTGGTGCTGACCACTTTATGCTTTCCTGCCATGATTGG GGGCCTCGCACATCTTCTTATGTTCCTCAGCTATACCACAAGTCCATAAGGGTACTATGCAATGCAAACACTTCGGAAGGATTCAATCCTTCCAAAGATGTGTCATTTCCAGAAATCCACCTCCGAACTGGCGAAACCAAAGGACTTCTCGGTGGTCTCTCCCCCTCTCGCCGGTCAATTCTCGCCTTCTTTGCAGGCCGGCTGCATGGCCACATAAGGTACCTGCTTTTAAATGAATGGAAAGAAAAAGACCAAGATGTGCAAGTTTATGACCAACTTCCCCATGGAATATCCTATGAGTCAATGTTAAAGCAGAGCAAGTTCTGCTTGTGCCCCAGCGGTTACGAAGTGGCGAGCCCAAGAATTGTAGAAGCCATCTACGCAGAATGCGTGCCGGTCTTGATTTCGGATAATTATGTTCCACCGTTCAGTGATGTTTTAGACTGGAAGTCATTTTCAGTCCAAGTACAAGTGAAGGATATACCAAATATCAAAACAATACTAATGGGAATATCTCAGAGCCAGTACTTGAGAATGCATAGGAGAGTGAAGGTGGTGCAGAGGCATTTTGTGGTGAATGGACCTTCCAAGAGATATGACGTTTTCAATATGATTGTTCATTCTATTTGGCTCAGGAGGTTGAATATCCGCATTGAGGATCAGGTCGAATAG
- the LOC133739148 gene encoding uncharacterized protein LOC133739148: MSNEPQTQNRNLNAKAASWDGRPQTLTLCPSPSPAGLQYRSPENKAVIVREVEENVWPAIVAGKVKTVVYKRFPLSEAAEAHQLMETSQHIGKIFFRDASDLMHPGSMFWE; this comes from the exons ATGAGCAATGAACCCCAAACTCAAAACAGGAACTTGAATGCCAAGGCAGCATCTTGGGATGGCCGGCCTCAAACTCTGACGTTGTGTCCGTCACCGTCAC CGGCTGGTTTGCAATACAGAAGTCCAGAAAACAAAGCAGTAATTGTTAGAGAGGTGGAGGAGAATGTGTGGCCTGCAATTGTGGCTGGCAAGGTGAAAACTGTTGTCTACAAGCGTTTCCCATTATCTGAAGCCGCTGAGGCTCACCAGCTAATGGAAACTAGCCAGCATATTGGAAAGATCTTTTTCCGTGATGCTTCAGACCTCATGCACCCAGGTTCTATGTTCTGGGAATAA
- the LOC133739149 gene encoding uncharacterized protein LOC133739149 — protein MGRKAGSIYINPKKFGAFHKPCMKEMVTFLSCLALNSNCDEKCVRQKDLLSTCMDSQSKKNKSMGSINYHLQRLSRGRK, from the exons ATGGGTCGCAAAGCAGGTTCGATATACATTAATCCAAAGAAATTTGGTGCTTTTCACAAACCTTGCATGAAGGAAATGGTGACATTTCTCAGTTGCTTGGCTCTTAACAGCAACTGTGATGAGAAATGTGTAAGGCAGAAGGACCTTTTGAGTACTTGCATGGATTCTCAG AGCAAGAAAAACAAGTCAATGGGAAGCATTAATTACCACTTGCAGAGGCTGAGTAGGGGAAGGAAGTAG
- the LOC133738410 gene encoding SUN domain-containing protein 4 — translation MQRSRRALLHRRALEKVITGRSRLYKVSLSLVFALWGFVFLISLWFSRGDGHRDGYAASPVGLSTWNETKLDRDGHTDSVELQKQEDLVYSSEGVCTNGVETSSLNGELLSEGNRHQATTEGSAIYNSAVAEQPELEKSSSGVKHEIDAPKNGRLPRAVPLGLDEFKSKTFSSKIKSVIGQAGGIKHRVEPGGTEYNYASAAKGAKVLAFNKEAKGASNIISRDKDKYLRNPCSAEEKFVDIELSEETLVDTIKIGNLEHYSSNLRDFELLGSLVYPTDEWVKLGNFTAANIKLAQRFDLEEPKWVRYIRLKLLNHYGSEFYCTVSVIEIYGIDAVERMLEDLISVESGAYVSNGVTVDQKPVTSHPDSPEGDDFFNIDKEMEPQAAVENSNVNNEIIKSDVPDPIKEALHQQGSRMPGDTVLKILMQKVRSLDFSLSLLERYLEESNSRYGSIFKEFETDMEEKELDLQKIKENMRNLLESQEVIAKDVNNLMSWQSLVSVQLDNLVRDNAILRSEVEKVREKQISVDNKGVVIFLVCVLFSLLALARLFIDIVGSVYSAFSVHTTEKSRKFCLMSSSWVSLLVSCILVLFILSV, via the exons ATGCAGAGGTCGCGTAGAGCTCTTCTGCATAGAAGAGCTTTGGAAAAGGTCATCACCGGAAGGAGCCGCTTGTATAAGGTGTCTCTATCTTTAGTTTTTGCTCTGTGGGGGTTTGTCTTCCTTATCAGCTTATGGTTTAGTCGTGGTGACGGACACAGAG ATGGATACGCAGCATCTCCAGTTGGATTATCAACTTGGAATGAAACTAAGCTGGATCGTGATGGACACACTGATTCTGTAGAACTACAAAAGCAAGAAGATTTAGTCTACTCTTCTGAAGGTGTGTGCACAAATGGTGTTGAAACTAGTAGTTTAAATGGTGAACTACTTAGTGAAGGAAATAGACATCAGGCCACAACAGAAGGAAGTGCAATTTATAACTCGGCCGTAGCTGAGCAACCTGAATTGGAGAAATCTAGTTCAGGCGTGAAACATGAAATTGATGCTCCAAAAAATGGCCGCCTGCCTCGTGCTGTGCCTCTTGGTCTGGATGAATTCAAGAGCAAAACATTTagttcaaaaattaaatctGTAATTGGTCAGGCTGGAGGCATAAAACATAGAGTGGAGCCTGGTGGTACAGAGTACAATTACGCTTCAGCTGCAAAGGGAGCCAAGGTCTTGGCTTTTAACAAGGAAGCCAAGGGTGCCTCTAATATCATAAGCAGAGACAAGGACAAGTACCTTCGCAATCCATGTTCTGCAGAAGAAAAGTTTGTTGATATAGAACTTTCAGAAGAAACCTTGGTAGACACAATCAAAATAGGTAATCTTGAACACTATTCATCTAATTTAAGGGATTTTGAGCTGCTTGGCAGTTTGGTTTATCCAACAGATGAATGGGTTAAGCTTGGGAATTTCACTGCAGCAAATATTAAGCTTGCGCAAAGATTTGATCTTGAGGAACCTAAGTGGGTGAGATATATAAGGTTAAAGCTTTTAAACCATTATGGTTCAGAGTTCTATTGCACAGTCAGTGTTATTGAAATTTATGGAATTGATGCTGTTGAGCGAATGCTTGAGGATTTAATTTCTGTTGAAAGCGGCGCATATGTTTCTAATGGAGTAACTGTTGACCAGAAACCTGTGACCTCCCACCCAGATTCCCCTGAGGGTGATGATTTTTTTAATATTGATAAAGAAATGGAACCTCAAGCTGCAGTTGAAAACTCTAATGTGAACAATGAAATAATCAAGAGTGATGTGCCTGATCCTATCAAAGAAGCACTTCATCAACAAGGTAGCAGGATGCCTGGGGATACTGTTCTTAAGATACTAATGCAGAAAGTCCGTTCATTGGATTTTAGTTTATCACTACTTGAGCGATACCTTGAGGAATCAAATTCAAGATACGGCAGCATTTTCAAAGAATTCGAGACAGATATGGAAGAGAAAGAGTTAGATTTACAGAAGATCAAAGAAAACATGAGGAATCTCTTAGAAAGCCAGGAAGTAATT GCTAAAGATGTAAACAATCTCATGTCTTGGCAGTCCCTTGTCTCTGTGCAATTGGATAATTTAGTCAGGGATAACGCTATCCTCAG GTCTGAGGTTGAAAAGGTCAGGGAGAAGCAGATATCTGTAGATAATAAGGGTGTTGTAATATTTCTAGTCTGTGTACTTTTCTCATTGTTGGCCCTTGCGAGGCTTTTTATAGATATTGTGGGTAGTGTTTATAGTGCATTCAGTGTTCATACAACAGAGAAATCCAGGAAATTTTGTTTGATGAGCTCTTCCTGGGTTTCCTTACTAGTGAGCTGTATCCTTGTCCTATTTATATTATCTGTATAA